A stretch of DNA from Candidatus Rubrimentiphilum sp.:
AGGGCCCCGACGTCGGCACCCAGTATCGCTCGGCAATCTTCACGCACGATGCTGAGCAACAGCGGCTGGCCGAAGAGTCGCGCACAAAAGAACAAGCTCATCAGAGCAAGCCGATCGTTACGGAGATCGTCTCCGCGACGGAGTTTTATCCGGCCGAAGAGTACCATCAGCGCTACTTTGAAAAGAACGGCGGTGCCGCATGTCACATCGCATTTTGACCCGCGGCGCGTTCGCTGCGAGCCTCGCGTCGGCAATCGGCGCGTTCGCGCTGATGCGCGGCGCACGAGCAAGTGATGGCTACGCAGTTACGCACAGCGATGCGGAGTGGCGGCAAATTCTCGGGCCGGCGCGGTATGAGATTTTGCGACAGGGCGGCACCGAGCCGCCCGGCAGCAGCGCGCTGAACAACGAACATCGTTCCGGCATCTATCACTGCGCGGGCTGCGATCTCTCGCTCTTCTCTTCGAAGACGAAGTATGACGCGGGCGAGGGTTGGCCGAGCTTTTATACCGTTTTGCCGAACGCAACGCGCACTAAAGCCGACTACGAGCTTCTTGAACCGCGCACCGAAGTGCACTGCAAGCGTTGCGGCGGGCATCTCGGGCATATCTTCAACGACGGCCCGCAGCCGACAGGCTTGCGCTATTGCATCGACGGTTTGGCGTTAAAGTTCGCGCCGGGGCGCGCGGCCTAAGTTTACAACGCGCCTTTGTTGGCGCGCGCCATCACGTCGTTAAGCGTGAGGATTTCGATCTTCTCCGACTCGCGAATGTACGAGCGAAACTCTTCGGAGAGATAGAAGTCAACTAAACCGGCGGTAAAACCGCTCCCGCCGACGACGATGTACGCTTTATCGTAGGCCGGATTCTCACGCAGCGCGTGCAGCAGCTTGATGACTTCATAGGGAACTTTTTCTTCGGCGCTGCCGGCGGTCTGCTGCCACTTGAGCGAGACCAGAAACTTCGACCCGTTGGGCCGCATGCCGACGAGATCCGCGCGGTGTTTTCCGCCGCCCGGCTTCGTTCCGACAACCACTTGTTTTTCGACCGCGTAACTGTTGTTGAGCAGCACGGCTTCCACGCCCGCCTCGAGCGTCGAGCCCGTTTTCGTGCCGATGCTGCCCGGGAAAAGCATTAGAGGTTCCGCATCGCCAGCATCTCGCGCGCATCGTCACGATTGCCGTCGCAACTGATCCGCCGCGGCGCATACAGAATGCGCACGGTGAATCCGAGTTTTTTGTAGAGGTCCACGATGCGTTTGGTTGCGGCCTGGTTCGACGCGACAACAGGACCGGGGTGCGCCGCCAAACGTTTTGCCAGCCGCTGCTGGTCGCGCCAGTGAAAGCCGCCGGCCGAATACGAGGTGAACTCGACGTCATAGGGCGGATCGGCGTAGATGAAGTCATCGGGACGAATATCGATCGCTTCGAAGTCACCTTCGGTGAATTCGTACCGTGAGAGCGTCGGACGGTACTCCGAGAAATCCTTACGATACGCGATTTGTTTGTAACGCCCGAACGGTACGTTAAAAAATCCGCGCGCGTTGAACCGGCAGAGCCCATTGTAACCGGTGCGATTCAAGTAATAAAACAGCGCGGCGGCTTCCGCCGTCTCGCCTTCGCCATTGCGAATCAATTCGTTGAAGCGCGAGCGATTGTGGGCGTAGACCGCGCGGTCGTTTTTCAGGCTGACGCCGGTTTCGCGCAGATCTAAACCGCGCTGCAGCCAGCGATAGAACGAGATCAGGTGCGGGTTCACGTCATTCAGGAGCGCCCGGCGGGGGAGCAGTCCCAGCGTGACCGCCATGCCGCCTGCAAACGGCTCCACGAGGCGGCGGCTCCGGTGGGGGTCCCAAAGTTCGAGGAGATGCGGCACGAGCCAGCGCTTCCCGCCGGCCCACTTTAAGGGCGGCGAAAGCGCCTCGGAGATCACTTCCTCGACGGCGACGGCCATGCGCCCATCATTGCGCGGCCGGGTGCCACCTGCCTGTCACTGTGCGGCGGGCGTTCGGGCGCTTTTTCGGCTAGTGATCGCGAAAATTGCTGACTTCGTCCATCGTCGGGTCGAGCCGCAGGTCTTCCACCGCATACCCGCGCTCTTCGTGTCCCGTCGGCGTGGAAATCCGCACGATAATCTGGTGCGGATGCACCTCTTTCACCGTGCCCTCTTCCTTGGTCGCGTCCACGAACACCCTATCGCCTGCTTTTAACATCTTGCTGGTCCTCCACGATATATATAGCGCATGATTCAGCGTTGCCCTAGCGCAGCATGGAAACTCGTACGCCCGCAGGGTCGTTGGTCGCAAGGGAGAACGAGATTCGGCCGCGCCGACGTAGCTCAGTTGGTAGAGCAGCCGCTTCGTAAGCGGCAGGTCCGGGGTTCAAGTCCCCGCGTCGGCTCCATGTGAAAACGCAACGCGATACGTGTTGCGTTTTTATTGTGCCATACAGGTGGCACTTCCAAGAACGATAATTAGATCCATGAGAATATCTACGAGGAAGATTATTACTTGTAGGCGGAACGGCTGTGATAATCTTGTCGGCAGAAATGCGTTCATCTACTGCTCTAACAAATGTTGCGCTGCCTTTCACCACGAAGAGTATGTCCGCCGCTGGCTTTCGGGTGAGATCGACGGCACGACAACGAGCTTTGACAAACCTTCCGGTCACATAAGAACGTACATGATCGCAACGTATGGAGAAAAGTGCTGCGTGTGCGGATGGAACGAACGTAATCCGCATACCGGGCGCATCCCGATTCACATCGACCATATCGACGGAAATGCACGGAATAACCGGCCTGAAAACCTTCGTTTCCTCTGTCCCAACCACCACGCCCTTACGGAAACGTATGGCAATGCCAATGTGGGCAACGGGCGTAAGGGTCGGCGAGCGCGCTATGTCAAGGGGTTACATTTTTCGCCGCTCATTCTTCCGAAACGGCTACTACGAACTACGGTCGATAGCGAAAGCGCTGAATGTATGACGCGGTTGTAGTCGTGCTGCCCGGAGGGCGCACACCCCACACGGCCCAAATATCGCCGGTCTTCGGATCGATAGCCACGGTATGCAATCCCGGCGAAACGTCGAGCGTACCGATAATCGTCGGCGGTCCATTCTGGTTGATTTTTAAAAGTGTTATTCCGCTACCCGCGCATGCCATGAGCTGCCGCGAAGCGTCGAGATCGCATTGGTCGACGCGGGACGGATAGTCCATCGTCCACAAAAGCTTCCCGGCGCTGGAATATCCCGACATCTTCTTGTTCGCGCCGGCCACGAGCAACAAATCGAACGGCGCATCATACTGCAGCGGATGATTGTTCGTAATCTCCGGCGTCGCGATCGTGCGCGAAACCGTCATCGTCTTCGGGTCGACGACGACTATTTCGCTATCGGTGGCAATATTCTGATAGACCTCGTGCGTCGAAGGATTGACCTGCAAGTATTCCGGCTTGTGGCCGGGCAGCGCGATGGTGCCGATTTGCTTGAACGTCTTGGCGTCGATGACGAAAATCTGCGTGCCGTTGTCTTCGTCCCCGTAAATTCTCGCATTCTGCGGATCGTATGCGATCGCGTCAATGGCACCCGACACGGCGACTCGCTGGACTTCTTTGAGCGTCACCGGATCGACCTCGGAGATGGCCTTCGCGTCGCCGTCACCGACGTACACGTGTCCCGTCGCAACGTTTGGCGCCGAGCCGGCCGCCCCGCCGACCTGCACGGTGCCCACAATCGTACCTTTATCGGCGTCCACGATGAGAAGCACCGCGCCGTGCGCCGCATAGACGCGGCGTGCGGTCGCATCGACGGTCACATAGTCGAAACCGCCCGGCGGCGTGACGCTGATTGGTGGAGCTGCGGCAACGATCGGCATTCTCTACTCCTCGTGTGAAAGGGCCGGGCCCCTGCTTTTCGAAGACGCATGTGCGCGCCCTTCATTTTTCATCGCCATGGTATTTTTTAGATGGCTCTCGATACTCTTGACCGCACTGGCGCTTCTCGCGCCGGCGATACAAGCGCGCCCGGCCTTCGGCGCCGAGACGACCTCCGATTTTAGCGACGAGCTGCACCTCGAGCACTACAGCGTGCGCTTGGACGGCGTCGTCGTTGACCCCGACGCCACCCTTTATCGCGCCGACGATCACACGATTTACGTTTCATCGGTCCAGCTCGACGCCTGGAAGCTCAAGCGCCCATTAAAACCCGCGTTCGATCGCGACGGCCAATCCTACTACGGCCTGCAAACCGACTTGACGCTGGCAACGTCGTTCGACCGCGACACGCACGAACTTGACATCGTCGCCCGCAGATCTGCCTTCATCGGGCAGCCGAGCACGGAATTGCCGCCGATCTCGCCGGGCACCGGCCTCTTCATGAACTATTTTCTCTCGCGTGAAAACGGCAGTTACGATTTCTTTTCCGCGGCCGGCAACGGCGTCTTCGAACAACGCTACCTGAGCACGACGGGTGATGATGGCCTGGAATTCCATCGCTCGCGCACGCGCTGGTTTCGTCTCAATCCTGCCAACCACACGGTCCTGCAACTCGGCGACGGCACGATCGACGGCGGTTGGATCGGACAGAGCGCACCGTTCGGCGGCGTGCACTTTGCTTCGGACTATACGAGCGATCCGACGTACGTGCAGAATGGTCCGCCGACCGTTTCCGGCGTTGCCGCTTCGCCATCGCAGCTCGAAGTGTTCGTTGACAACGTCTTAGAGCTGCGGCGCGACGTGCCGCAAGGACCGTTTACGGTTCGCGATCTGCCGTCGTCGGCCGCTCACTCCGACATCGTCATGGTGCTCACGGATGAAAACGGAAAGAAAACGTTCCAAGTCGCGCGACCCTCGTACAATCCGGATTTCCTCGGCAGGGGCATGACGACGTTCAGCGCGGACGCCGGGCTCGCGCACTCCAACGTCGATCTCAAGGGCAGTTATTACCGCGGCGGCGTATTTTCCGGAACCGTTCGATACGGCATAACCAGCCGCATAACCGGTGAATTTCACGCCGAGGACATCGTCGGCGAGAATTTTGCCGACATCGGAGCAGATTTCTCGTTAACCGGCGACGACACGTTCGAATTCCGCATCGGGGACGGCAACAAACGCCGGGCCAGTCAAGTCGAGTATAATATGCGCCGGCGGGGATTCCGGTTTCGCGAGCAGCTTACGCTCAACTCGCTGCAGACCGAGCCGTTCTTCGGCGAAGACTTCGGCGACACGATCGCTCAAATCAGCGAATCCAGCGAGCTTGGCATTGACGTTAACCGCAACGTCTCGCTCAGCTTACGCCTCGATCGCAGCCGCGAGAATACCGGGTTCATGTCGTCCATGCTGTCGGCTAAAACGCGTTATCGCAACCGGGCTTTGACGCTGGAAGTCACCCCGCTCTATGACTTCGTGCGACGCCGGATGAGCGCAAATCTGACCCTGACATTTCGCGTGAGCCCCGACGAACGGCTGGTCGAGCGGACGGCCGTCACGGCGCAAGGGCAAAAGAGCGCGTCCATCGAGTACCGCAAGGATTCCGTCGACCCTTCGGATCCGATCTCGCTGGCCGCCAAAATCACGGCGAGCCGGTCGCAAGATCGCCGTTTTTACATCAACTACGAGATGCCGTGGTCGGCCGCCAGTTTTAACTTCCAGCAATTGAACGGCAGGAGCATCTACGAGCCGGAGATCTCCGGCGCGCTTGCATTTGCCGGAGGCCGGCTCTATACGCTGCGCACGGTCGGCGATAGCGAGTCTTTCGGCGTGTTGCATATTCCCGGTCTACGAAATGTACGAGTGTCGGTCAATTCCTCAGACGTCGGCCGGACGAACTCACACGGCGATCTCGTGCTGCGCGACTTGGCGCCATTTCGCGACAACGCCATCGGAGTCTCGACCGAAGACATACCGCTCGACGTGAACATCGTCGACCCAAAGCACGTCGTTCCGGCGCGCAGCTCGCCACTCTCGCTGACAATCCCAATCGCTTCGCGCGGCGGGTTCACGCTCACTGCCCTCGACGAGCGCGGTTCCCCGCTCGACCCGGGCGGCAGTCTTCAAAGCACTAACGGCAGCTATCCAATCGGCTACAACGGCCGAACGTACATTGCCGGATTAGCTCCGGGTCCGCAACGCTTGACGGGCAGCGTCAACGGGATGCCGTGCACGATCGCGATTACCGTGCCGTCAAATGTCGATCAGATTCCCGATCTCGGCCGGCAGACTTGCCGCTTATAGACGGAAGTTGCAAAACGATTGACAACGGTTGTTCCTTGCCGTCGAAGCACTCAGTAGGGCTATGAATCCGTCGATACGGCTCCTTGGCAATCCAACAGTTGCGCGTTGAGTGCTCATACACAAACATCCTGACGTGTCCGTCTCTGTCGGTCACGCCCTGGCCGATGTTAATACGACCGGAAAACATCATCCGGACCTCGACGACCGCGCCTCTCGCGGGCTGGCCGCGCTGAATGACGGTCACCTGAATGCGGGGGTTCGCGGCGCGCGCGTTAACCGAGACGAACATCGCGAGGCAAAGCAAACCTAGAACGATTGCCAAAGAACGCTTCATACTCGCGCCTTGGCGGTCGGTTGAATACCCCCTGCGCATCGATTGCAGGCCTCCAGCTCCCGTGAGCAAAGCTGCCCTATCCGGAGGGATTCGTTATGAATTTCACGCGTTTCGTCATGGCCGCCGCTTTTGCGCTTATCTGCTTGCCGATTATGGTGGCAGCTTCGAGCACGCACTGGGTAACCGTCACCGTGATGCACGACGGCAAGCCGTTCTACAACGCCGTCGTCACCGTTATCGACACGGAACCGCCGCCCGAGAATTTTACCGGATCGACAAGACCTGATGGTACGTACAAGTTCGCGATCTGGCCGAATGCGAAAGGCGAGATCTGCATACACGCAAAGTCACGAAAAGCTCCCTGGCTCCAGAGCGACGCGGACTGCATATATGCGCCTTATCCGCCGGCTATCCGGCTAACACTGCACCCGGTTTAGGACTCGGCGTCGTGGAACGTCCCGCGCTTGGCGCTCGCGTCGAGTTCCAAATCGTCTAGAAAATAATAGACGATCTTCTTATCGTCGAAGCCGACTTTCGCGAGCTCGCGACCGTTGAGCGTCACGACCTCGTGGATGTGACCGGTCTTGCCCGCGTAGGCATAGTTCACCGTGCCGTAGTTCGCATCACCCGGCTTGGGATGCGGCGTTGCCTTTACGCCTCGAAGCGG
This window harbors:
- a CDS encoding fimbria/pilus outer membrane usher protein → MTLIGGAAATIGILYSSCERAGPLLFEDACARPSFFIAMVFFRWLSILLTALALLAPAIQARPAFGAETTSDFSDELHLEHYSVRLDGVVVDPDATLYRADDHTIYVSSVQLDAWKLKRPLKPAFDRDGQSYYGLQTDLTLATSFDRDTHELDIVARRSAFIGQPSTELPPISPGTGLFMNYFLSRENGSYDFFSAAGNGVFEQRYLSTTGDDGLEFHRSRTRWFRLNPANHTVLQLGDGTIDGGWIGQSAPFGGVHFASDYTSDPTYVQNGPPTVSGVAASPSQLEVFVDNVLELRRDVPQGPFTVRDLPSSAAHSDIVMVLTDENGKKTFQVARPSYNPDFLGRGMTTFSADAGLAHSNVDLKGSYYRGGVFSGTVRYGITSRITGEFHAEDIVGENFADIGADFSLTGDDTFEFRIGDGNKRRASQVEYNMRRRGFRFREQLTLNSLQTEPFFGEDFGDTIAQISESSELGIDVNRNVSLSLRLDRSRENTGFMSSMLSAKTRYRNRALTLEVTPLYDFVRRRMSANLTLTFRVSPDERLVERTAVTAQGQKSASIEYRKDSVDPSDPISLAAKITASRSQDRRFYINYEMPWSAASFNFQQLNGRSIYEPEISGALAFAGGRLYTLRTVGDSESFGVLHIPGLRNVRVSVNSSDVGRTNSHGDLVLRDLAPFRDNAIGVSTEDIPLDVNIVDPKHVVPARSSPLSLTIPIASRGGFTLTALDERGSPLDPGGSLQSTNGSYPIGYNGRTYIAGLAPGPQRLTGSVNGMPCTIAITVPSNVDQIPDLGRQTCRL
- the msrB gene encoding peptide-methionine (R)-S-oxide reductase MsrB, which produces MSHRILTRGAFAASLASAIGAFALMRGARASDGYAVTHSDAEWRQILGPARYEILRQGGTEPPGSSALNNEHRSGIYHCAGCDLSLFSSKTKYDAGEGWPSFYTVLPNATRTKADYELLEPRTEVHCKRCGGHLGHIFNDGPQPTGLRYCIDGLALKFAPGRAA
- a CDS encoding PD-(D/E)XK nuclease superfamily protein, with the translated sequence MLFPGSIGTKTGSTLEAGVEAVLLNNSYAVEKQVVVGTKPGGGKHRADLVGMRPNGSKFLVSLKWQQTAGSAEEKVPYEVIKLLHALRENPAYDKAYIVVGGSGFTAGLVDFYLSEEFRSYIRESEKIEILTLNDVMARANKGAL
- a CDS encoding Dam family site-specific DNA-(adenine-N6)-methyltransferase produces the protein MAVAVEEVISEALSPPLKWAGGKRWLVPHLLELWDPHRSRRLVEPFAGGMAVTLGLLPRRALLNDVNPHLISFYRWLQRGLDLRETGVSLKNDRAVYAHNRSRFNELIRNGEGETAEAAALFYYLNRTGYNGLCRFNARGFFNVPFGRYKQIAYRKDFSEYRPTLSRYEFTEGDFEAIDIRPDDFIYADPPYDVEFTSYSAGGFHWRDQQRLAKRLAAHPGPVVASNQAATKRIVDLYKKLGFTVRILYAPRRISCDGNRDDAREMLAMRNL